The Rathayibacter caricis DSM 15933 genomic sequence ACGATACGAATTCCCGCGCGGGTCTATCGTCGTGTCTCGCCGCGACCGGAGGGGCCTCCCGCAGAACGAACCGGGGCGACAGGAAGGCGTGCGCCATGTCGACCACCGACACCCCTCGGGGCCCCGTCCGGAGCCTCGTCCCCGCCCGGATCGACCGGCTCCCGTGGACGCGGTTCCACTGGTCGATCGTCGTCGGCCTCGGCTTCTCCTGGGTCCTCGACGGACTCGAGATCCAGATCGTCGCGAGCGCCGGCTTCGCGAAGGAGTTCGACCTCTCGGCCGCGCAGGTCGGCGTGCTGGGCACCGTCTACCTCGTCGGCCAGATCGCGGGCGCCCTGATCTTCGGCCGCCTCAGCGACAAGCTCGGACGCCGCAAGCTCTTCATCCTCACCCTCGTCATCTACCTGCTCGCGAGCGGCATCGCCGGCCTCTCGCCGAACTACGCGTTCCTCGCGGTGTTCCGCTTCTTCGCGGGCATGGGCATCGGCGGCGAGTACGCGGCGATCAACTCCGCGATCGACGAGCTCATCCCCTCCAAGTACCGAGGACGCGTCGACATCGCCATCAACGGCACCTACTGGGGCGGTGCCGCGCTGGGCTCCGCCGCCAACCTGTTCTTCCTCAACGACGAGATCTTCGCCGAGAACGTCGGCTGGCGGCTCGGCTTCTTCCTCGGCCCGATCCTCGGACTCGCGATCATCTACCTCCGCCGCCACATCCCCGAGAGCCCGCGCTGGCTGATGACGCACGGCCGCGAGGAGGAGGCGGAGCGCACGGTCGACGAGATCGAGCGCCGCGTGCAGAACGAGGGCGGTGTCCTCGAGCCGGTGGACGACGCGAAGGCGATCACCGTGAAGGCCACCGAGAGCATCCCGTTCCGCACCATCGCACGGGTGCTCATCCGGCAGTACCCGAAGCGGACGCTGGTGGGCGCCACGATGATGGTCACCCAGTCCTTCCTCTACAACGCCATCTTCTTCACCTACGCGCTGGTGCTCGAGAACTTCTACGGCGTGGAGCAGAGCGCCGTCTCGTACTTCTTCTTCCCGTTCGCGATCGGCAACCTGATCGGCCCGCTGGTGCTCGGCCACCTGTTCGACGTGTGGGGCCGGCGGAAGATGATCTTCCTCACCTACGGGGTGTCGGGAGCGGTCCTCGCCCTGTCGGCCGTGCTGTTCAGCATGGACGTGCTGACCGCGACGACGCAGACGATCCTCTGGTGCGTCTCCTTCTTCTTCGCCTCCGCGGGCGCCTCGAGCGCCTACCTCACCGTGAGCGAGATCTTCCCGCTCGAGCTGCGCAGCCAGGCGATCTCGTACTTCTTCACCCTCGGCCAGATCGCCGGTGCGATCGCCCCCACGCTCTACGGCGTGCTGATCGGCGACGGCAGCGACCGAGGCCCGCTCACGATCGGCTACTTCGTCGGTGCGGCCGTGATGATCGTCGGCGGGGTCGTGGCGCTGGTCTTCGGCGTCGACGCCGAGCGCCGCAGCCTCGAGAGCATCACCGAGCCGCTGTCGACGGTCCGCGACGGCGACTGACGTGCAGAACGTCGGCCGGGAGTGCCGCTCAGCCGCGATCGTGGCCGGCGGGCACTCCTGACCGACGTTCTGCACCACGCGCGCGCCGAGGAGCAGCGGCGCTGATCCGCCGAACCGGACTTCCCTCGCGGAGGGTCACGCGCACAACATCAGCCAGGAGCAGGGTCTAACCCCTGACAGCCGACAGACCCCCTCCTCAGCAGAGGTTCCGCATCCGCTCCACCTCGAGCAGGCCCAGGGCACTCGCCCGCCACATCCGGCCCCTCGGGCAGGGTCACGCGCACAACATCAGCCAGGAGCAGGGCATAACGCCTGACAGCCGACAGGCCCCCTCCTCAGCAGAGGTTCCGCGGCTCAGAGCGCCCCGGGCGGCACCGGCGGCGCGTCCGGCACCTCGTCGACCGCGGTCCGCGGCCAGATGACGGTGGGCATCCGCTGCCGCTCGGTCAGCGCGAGCGCCTCGCGCACATGGCCGAGCACGTGCGCGGCGAACCCCGCATCGGCTGCGCCCGGCGGCTCGAACGCGTCGAGGAGGTCGCGGAGCACGCGCTCAGGAGGGACGGGGAGCTGTTCGGGTTCGTTCACGTCGACCACTGCCGATCCGGTGGTGGGTCTCGCGCCGGGATTCGGGGCACGGCGCGAGTGGAGAGAGGGTCGACGCCGCGGCGCCGGCTCGAGCGGGGACTCCCGTCCCCGCCGTCGCACCGGGTGCGGACTCGACGTGGTCGTCGTCGGCACCCTGTCATCCATCGTCCAAGGCTCCCCGCCAGCGCCCCCTCCTGGGAGTGGGTTGACAGCGCTCCTGCGGGCCTCGGTCAGCGCAGCCCGTCCAGCACCGCCTCCAGCTCGTCGACCGCGAAGTCGATCTCGTCCTCGGTGACGACCAGCGGAGGAGCGAGCCGGATCGTGGATCCGTGCGTGTCCTTCGCCAGCACGCCGCGTGCCATCAGCGCCTCGCAGACCGCCCGGCCCGAGGCGAGCGCCGGGTCGATGTCGATACCGGCCCAGAGTCCCGCGCCGCGCACCGCGACGACGCCGCGGCCGATAAGCGCGGTCAGGCGCGCGTGGAGCTGCGCGCCGCGGGCGACGGCGAGCGCCTGGTACTCGCCCGTGGCGAGCATCCCGACGACCGCGAGGCCGACGGCGGCGGCGAGCGGGTTGCCTCCGAAGGTCGAGCCGTGCTGACCCGGCCGCAGCACCCCCAGCACGTCGGCGTTCGCGACCACGGCCGAGACGGGCACGATGCCGCCGCCGAGCGCCTTGCCCAGCAGGTACACGTCGGGCACGACGCCGACCAGGTCGCAGGCGAACGTCGCGCCGGTGCGGCCCAGGCCCGACTGGATCTCGTCGGCGATGAAGAGGACGTTGCGGCGCGAGGTGATCTCGCGCACCGCGGGGAGGTAGTCGGCCGGCGGCACGACGATGCCCGCCTCGCCCTGGATCGGCTCGATCAGCACGGCGACGGTGTCCTCGTCGATCGCGGCCTCGAGCGCGGCCGCGTCGCCGAACGGCACCGTGCGGAACCCGGGCGTGAACGGCGCGAAGCCGTCGCGCGCCTCCGCGTCGTCGCTGAACGAGATGATCGTGGTCGTGCGCCCGTGGAAGTTGCCCGCGGCGACGATGATGTTCGCGCGTCCCGGCGTCACTCCTTTCACCCGGTAGCCCCAGGCGCGCGCGACCTTGATGCCCGATTCCACGGCCTCGGCGCCCGTGTTCATCGGCAGCACCATGTCCTTGTCGGCGAGCGCCGCGAGCGCGGTGACGAACGGGCCGAGCCGGTCGTTGTGGAACGCGCGGCTGGTGAGGGTGACGCGATCGAGCTGCTCGCGGGCCGCGGCGAGCAGCACCGGGTGCGAGTGGCCGAAGTTCACGGCGGAGTAGGCGGCCAGGCAGTCGAGGTAGCGGCGGCCCTCGACGTCGGTGATCCACGCGCCCTCGCCGGTCGCGGCGACGACGGGCAGCGGGTGGTAGTTGTGGGCGGCGTGCGCCTCCTCCTCGGCGATCAGGGCGGCGGAGGCGGTGGTCGTGTCCAGGATGCTCATGTCGGTCCTCTCGTGATCGCGGATCAGCGGCGCAGCTCGAGGGTGCAGCACTTCACGCCGCCGCCGCCGAGCAGCAGCTCGGACAGGTCGACGCCGATCGGCTCGTAGCCGCGCTCGCGCAGCTGGCGCTCGAAGCCGGTGGCGCGCGAGGCGATGACCACGTGCAGTCCGTCCGAGAACGAATTGAGGCCCAGCACGGAGGCGTCCTCCTCCGACACCAGGATCGCGTCGGGGTAGAGGCGCTGCAGCGTGCGATTGCCCTCGTCGCTGAACGCGCTGGGCAGGTAGGCGATGGTGGAGTCGTCGAGCACGGCGATCGCCGTGTCGAGGTGGTAGAACGACGGATTCACGAGCTCGAGGGTCACGACCTCGCGGCCGAAGACGCGGGCGACCTCGGCGTGCGAGTCCGAGGCGGAGCGGAAACCGGTGCCCGCGAGGATGCGCTCGCCGACCAGGAGGAAGTCGCCCTCGCCCTCGTTGACCTCCTCGGGGACGCGCACGTCGAAGCCGGCGCCGCGGAACCAGTCCATGTAGGCGGGGCCCTCGGGCTGGCGCTCCGGGTAGGTGAAGGAGGCGCCGTAGGCGATGCCGTCGATCACGAAGCCGCCGTTCGCGGCATAGACCATGTCGGGCAGGCCCGGCTCGGAGTCGATCAGCTGCACGTCGAAGCCGAGGCCGACGTAGGTGTCGTGGAGGGTCTGCCACTGGCGGACGGCCAGCGCGGTGTCGGTCGGGACCTGCGGGTCCATCCACGGGTTGATGCGGTACACGACGGTGAAGTGCTCGGGGCGGCACATCAGGACCGTCTTGGCGACGGGGGTGCGGGTCGTCGCGTCGGGTCGTGCGGCGGTGTCGGTCGTGTCGGTGGGAAGCACGGCGGTGTCGGTCATTCGAGTCCTCCTGCGAAAGGCTGCGGATGAGCGGACCGGGTCCAGTGGCGCCGGGTCCCGCGGAGGATCATCGCGGAGTGGCGCACGCTCGGCCCCAGTCTCGCACGCGCGGATCCTGCGATGTCCTCCACTGGGCGCACGGTTTCGGCGGAAAGCCGCCGGCCTAAGCACGATCGTTGCGCACAGGGCACCTACCGGCGCGACCCCCTCCGGCCCGCCACCCCTCCCTTTCGGGGGAAGGCGACGACCTCCCGACGCCCCCTCCGGTACCGACCCGATCACTAGTCTTCAGTCATCGCATCCGTCGCGGTCCTCCGCGGATCCTCTCGAAAGACTCGCCGTGCACACACCTCGCCGCCGCCTGCTCCCCCTCTCCTGCGTCGGCGTCGCCGCCGTGCTGCTCGCCGGCCTCGCCGCCGGACCCGCGGCGGCGGATCCGCTCGCGCCCGTGTCGCCCGCGGCCCCGGCCGACAGCTCCCGCGACCTCGCCTCCCTCGTCGCCGGCTCCGCCGAGCGCGAGGGCGCCGTTCCGCTCTCCCCCGTGAAGACGCAGCGTCAGACGGTCGACGCCACCGCGACCGCCGACGAGGTCGTGCTCTCGGGCCGCATCGTCCTGTCCGGCGCCGACGACGCGAACCCCGCGCCGACCGGCGACGCCTACTTCCTGCGCATCGAGGACGACCGCGGCGGCATCGTGGCCGAGGTCACGACCGCCGCCGACTTCAGCGTCTCGCTGCCCGCCGGCACGAACTACTACCTCCAGGCGTCGGTGCCCGGCAGCACCGCCTGGTACCCCACCTGGTTCGGCGACACTCCGATCGGAGTCGAGGCCGACGCGCTCGCGAAGGACCGCGACGACCTCGTGATCACCCTGCCCCGCACGGCCGCGGCGAGCGGCGGAGTCTTCACTCCCGCCGGCGCGGCCGACCCCACCTCGTGGGTCGTCCAGGCCTACTGGTTCGAGGAGGACGCCGGAACGCTGTACCCGTTCGACGAGACGGCCACGAGCAGCGCTCCGAACACCTGGGCCGACTGGTCCCTGTCGGGCGAGGACGCGCTCCCCCTCGGCGAGTACGTGTTCCGCGTCACCCAGCCGGGCTACCCCGCCTTCGACGACCAGTACTTCTCGAACCTCCCCTACGTGCAGCCGAAGGCGATCACGACGCTGCCTGCTGCCGGACTCTCCGGCGTCGACTTCCGCCCGACCGGCTTCGCGACCGAGACCGACCGCGTCTTCGGCTCCGACCGCTACGCGACCTCGGCCGCGACGACGCAGCTGGCCTTCGGCGACGACGGCACCCTCCCGGTGCTCTACATCGCCAGCGGCGAGAAGTGGCCGGATGCGCTCAGCGCCGGACCGGCGGCCTCCGTCCAGGGCGGAGCACTCCTGCTCACCGACCCGAACCGCGTTCCCGCGGTGATCTCGGCCGAGATCGAGCGTCTGAACCCCGAGCGGATCGTCGTGGTCGGCAGCTCGCTCTCGGTCAGCGACCAGGTCTTCCAGACGCTCCAGCGCACCTCCGGAGCCGATGTCGAGCGCATCGCCGGCACCGACCGCTACGACACGAGCCGCAGGATCGTCGCGGACGCGTTCGGCGACGACTCCTACGGCATCGTGTTCCTCGCCACCGGATCCAACTTCCCGGACGCCCTGTCCGTCGCTCCGATCGCGGGCCGCCTCGGCCAGCCGGTGCTGCTCGTCGACGGCGCGAAGTCCGCGCTCGACGCGCCGACCCGCACCGCGATCGACCGCCTGCAGCCCGACCTCGGCGAGCTGCTCGGCGGAACCCCGTCGATCTCGGCCGGTGTGGAGGGAGACCTCGCCACCTCGGGTCTCGTGACCGAGGTCGGCCGCGTCGCCGGAGTCGACCGCCACGACACGAGCCGCCAGCTCAACGACCGGTACCCCTCGAACGAGCTCAATGACACCGCGTTCCTCGCGACCGCCACCGGCTTCGCCGACGCGCTCTCGATCGGCGCCGTCGCCGCGGCCTACGGCGCCCCGCTGTACCTCAGCGAGCCGAACTGCGTGCCGTACGCGACCCGCGTCGCTCTGCAGGCGAACGAGCTCGACTACGTGCTGCTGCTCGGCGGCCCGACCACGCTCCAGCCGGCGATCGACTCCCTCGCCGTCTGCTGATCCGCCTGCTGATCCGTCCCTCGCGAACGCCCCGTCCCTCCGCCTCCGCGCGGTCGGGCGGGGCGTTCCGTCGTCCCGCGTCGGCCCACTACTGTCGGAGGGCCGACGTCGGACACACACTCCCGGAGACTCCATGAGCACCCTCAGCGCACGCCCTCTCCTCGTCGGGATCGAGACCGGGGGCACCAAGGTCGTCGCCGCCGTCGCCGCGGTCGACGAGCCGGAGCGCCTCCTCGCGACGACCACGCTGCCCACCCGCGGCCCGGTCGAGACGCTCGCCGACATCGCCGCGTTCGTCCGCGGCCACGGAGTCGACGGCACCGTCACGGCGGTCGGCGTCGCCTCGTTCGGGCCGCTCGACGTCGATCCGCAGTCGCCCACCTACGGGCACCTGACCTCGACGCCCAAGCTCGGCTGGGAGGGCGTCGACGTGCTCGGCCCGATCGGAGCCGCGGCCCCGGGCGCGCGGACCGCTCTCGTCACCGACGTGAACGGCGCCGCCCTCGGCGAGTCACGGTGGGGTGCCGCCGTCGGCGAGAGCGACGTCGTCTACCTCACGGTCGGCACCGGAGTCGGCGGCGGACTGCTCGCCGGCGGTCGCCTGCTCGCGGGCAGCGGTTGGCCCGAGGTCGCGCACCTCCTCCCCCGCCGCCATCCGGAGGACACGTTCGCCGGGACCTGCCCGTTCCACGGCGACTGCCTCGAGGGCCTCGTCGCCGGGCCCGCCATCAGCGCCCGCTGGGGCGTCGACGGCTCGAGCCTGGGCCCGGAGGACGCCGCCACGAACCTCCGCTTCAGCTCCTTCTACCTCGCCCAGCTCGTCGCGACGCTCGCGTACGTGGCGGGAGTGCGCCTCGCGATCCTCGGCGGCGGCGTCTCGAAGACGCCGGGCCTCCTCGCGGCGGTCGAGTCGGAGGTGGAGCGGCTGATGGGCGCACCGGGCGCGACGGGGACGGCGGCGGGGCGCATCCGGATCGTGCGACCCGGTCTGGGCGATGAGTCGGGCGTGCGCGGAGCGGTGTCGCTCGCGCAGTCGCTGCTCTGAGGCGTCAGCCGAGCATCGCTCTGAGTCGTCAGCCGAGCAGCTCGGCGACCAGGCGCTCCACGCGGCCGCGGATGTCGTCGCGGATCGGCCGCACCTGCTCGAGCGGGAGTCCGGCCGGGTCGGCGAGCTCCCAGTCCTCGTAGCGCTTGCCGGGGAAGATCGGGCAGACGTCGCCGCAGCCCATGGTGATGACGACGTCCGACTCGCGGACCTGCTCCGTCGTCATCAGCTGCGGGACCTCCTGCGAGATGTCGATCCCCTCCTCCGCCATCGCAGCGACCGCGACGGCGTTGATGCTCGCGCCCGGCTCGGATCCGCCCGAGCGGACCTGGACGCGGCCCCCGGACAGGCTGGTCAGATAGCCGGCGGCCATCTGCGAGCGGCCGGCGTTGTGGATGCAGACGAACAGGACGGCGGGGGTGTCGCTCACGGGGGTCTCCTCGGGGGGGGGTGGGGATCGGCCCGACGAGTATGGCGCGTTCCGGTGAACGGCGGCGCTACCCTCCTGTCCATGACAGGACAGGACGCCGACGAGCGCACGGAGCCGGGCACAGGCCGCGACGAGACCCCCGAGGAGCGCTCGGACCGCAACTGGAACGAGATCCTGCAGGAGCTGCGGGTCGTGCAGACCGGCACCCAGATCCTCGGCGGCTTCCTGCTGACGCTCTGCTTCCAGCAGCGCTTCACCGAGCTCGCGCCGATGGACGTGGCGCTGTACCTCGTGCTCGTGTTCCTGGCGGCCACGGTGACGGTGCTGGCGCTGGCGCCGGTGGTCGTGCACCGGCTGCTGTTCGCGCGCGGCCGCAAGGCCGAGCTGGTGCGGTTCGGCAACCGGATCGTGCTGACCTGCCTCGCGGCGGGGTCGCTCCTGTTCGTGGGCGTCGTGACGTTCGTGTTCGACTTCGTGCTGACTCCGACGGCCGGGCTGATCGCGGGCGGGGCGGTGCTGCTGATCATCGCGGCGGTGTGGACGAGTGCGCCGGTGATCCTGCGGAGGCGGGCGCGCGGCTGACGCTGACGGTGCGGCAGGTGATCCCTGCCGCTGCCGCGCGAGGATGCCAGCCGGTCGCGGTCGCCGTCAACCGGCTTCAGCGCGAGCGGCCCCGCTCCCTAGCGTGAGGGTGCGGCATCCGGCCGCCCGAGAGGAGACCCAGCATGAGCGCGACCGACGGACCCCAGGACAACCCGCAGAACCACGACACGGTCGACGACGCCGGAGTGGACAAGCCCTCGCAGGCCGAGGGCGACGACGCGCAGATCGGCAAC encodes the following:
- a CDS encoding MFS transporter, giving the protein MSTTDTPRGPVRSLVPARIDRLPWTRFHWSIVVGLGFSWVLDGLEIQIVASAGFAKEFDLSAAQVGVLGTVYLVGQIAGALIFGRLSDKLGRRKLFILTLVIYLLASGIAGLSPNYAFLAVFRFFAGMGIGGEYAAINSAIDELIPSKYRGRVDIAINGTYWGGAALGSAANLFFLNDEIFAENVGWRLGFFLGPILGLAIIYLRRHIPESPRWLMTHGREEEAERTVDEIERRVQNEGGVLEPVDDAKAITVKATESIPFRTIARVLIRQYPKRTLVGATMMVTQSFLYNAIFFTYALVLENFYGVEQSAVSYFFFPFAIGNLIGPLVLGHLFDVWGRRKMIFLTYGVSGAVLALSAVLFSMDVLTATTQTILWCVSFFFASAGASSAYLTVSEIFPLELRSQAISYFFTLGQIAGAIAPTLYGVLIGDGSDRGPLTIGYFVGAAVMIVGGVVALVFGVDAERRSLESITEPLSTVRDGD
- the rocD gene encoding ornithine--oxo-acid transaminase — its product is MSILDTTTASAALIAEEEAHAAHNYHPLPVVAATGEGAWITDVEGRRYLDCLAAYSAVNFGHSHPVLLAAAREQLDRVTLTSRAFHNDRLGPFVTALAALADKDMVLPMNTGAEAVESGIKVARAWGYRVKGVTPGRANIIVAAGNFHGRTTTIISFSDDAEARDGFAPFTPGFRTVPFGDAAALEAAIDEDTVAVLIEPIQGEAGIVVPPADYLPAVREITSRRNVLFIADEIQSGLGRTGATFACDLVGVVPDVYLLGKALGGGIVPVSAVVANADVLGVLRPGQHGSTFGGNPLAAAVGLAVVGMLATGEYQALAVARGAQLHARLTALIGRGVVAVRGAGLWAGIDIDPALASGRAVCEALMARGVLAKDTHGSTIRLAPPLVVTEDEIDFAVDELEAVLDGLR
- the ddaH gene encoding dimethylargininase produces the protein MTDTAVLPTDTTDTAARPDATTRTPVAKTVLMCRPEHFTVVYRINPWMDPQVPTDTALAVRQWQTLHDTYVGLGFDVQLIDSEPGLPDMVYAANGGFVIDGIAYGASFTYPERQPEGPAYMDWFRGAGFDVRVPEEVNEGEGDFLLVGERILAGTGFRSASDSHAEVARVFGREVVTLELVNPSFYHLDTAIAVLDDSTIAYLPSAFSDEGNRTLQRLYPDAILVSEEDASVLGLNSFSDGLHVVIASRATGFERQLRERGYEPIGVDLSELLLGGGGVKCCTLELRR
- a CDS encoding cell wall-binding repeat-containing protein; translated protein: MHTPRRRLLPLSCVGVAAVLLAGLAAGPAAADPLAPVSPAAPADSSRDLASLVAGSAEREGAVPLSPVKTQRQTVDATATADEVVLSGRIVLSGADDANPAPTGDAYFLRIEDDRGGIVAEVTTAADFSVSLPAGTNYYLQASVPGSTAWYPTWFGDTPIGVEADALAKDRDDLVITLPRTAAASGGVFTPAGAADPTSWVVQAYWFEEDAGTLYPFDETATSSAPNTWADWSLSGEDALPLGEYVFRVTQPGYPAFDDQYFSNLPYVQPKAITTLPAAGLSGVDFRPTGFATETDRVFGSDRYATSAATTQLAFGDDGTLPVLYIASGEKWPDALSAGPAASVQGGALLLTDPNRVPAVISAEIERLNPERIVVVGSSLSVSDQVFQTLQRTSGADVERIAGTDRYDTSRRIVADAFGDDSYGIVFLATGSNFPDALSVAPIAGRLGQPVLLVDGAKSALDAPTRTAIDRLQPDLGELLGGTPSISAGVEGDLATSGLVTEVGRVAGVDRHDTSRQLNDRYPSNELNDTAFLATATGFADALSIGAVAAAYGAPLYLSEPNCVPYATRVALQANELDYVLLLGGPTTLQPAIDSLAVC
- a CDS encoding ROK family protein; amino-acid sequence: MSTLSARPLLVGIETGGTKVVAAVAAVDEPERLLATTTLPTRGPVETLADIAAFVRGHGVDGTVTAVGVASFGPLDVDPQSPTYGHLTSTPKLGWEGVDVLGPIGAAAPGARTALVTDVNGAALGESRWGAAVGESDVVYLTVGTGVGGGLLAGGRLLAGSGWPEVAHLLPRRHPEDTFAGTCPFHGDCLEGLVAGPAISARWGVDGSSLGPEDAATNLRFSSFYLAQLVATLAYVAGVRLAILGGGVSKTPGLLAAVESEVERLMGAPGATGTAAGRIRIVRPGLGDESGVRGAVSLAQSLL
- a CDS encoding arsenate reductase ArsC, producing the protein MSDTPAVLFVCIHNAGRSQMAAGYLTSLSGGRVQVRSGGSEPGASINAVAVAAMAEEGIDISQEVPQLMTTEQVRESDVVITMGCGDVCPIFPGKRYEDWELADPAGLPLEQVRPIRDDIRGRVERLVAELLG
- a CDS encoding DUF6328 family protein, translated to MTGQDADERTEPGTGRDETPEERSDRNWNEILQELRVVQTGTQILGGFLLTLCFQQRFTELAPMDVALYLVLVFLAATVTVLALAPVVVHRLLFARGRKAELVRFGNRIVLTCLAAGSLLFVGVVTFVFDFVLTPTAGLIAGGAVLLIIAAVWTSAPVILRRRARG